From the genome of Bacteroidales bacterium, one region includes:
- a CDS encoding SpoIIE family protein phosphatase: MRNTLIKFLLTTALLNISFTTNNLHAQGIIENIKFDQITNENGRSLGFITGIEQDSTGFLWFATRNGLIRYDGYSYTYFKQGKHSKHSLPFNNVTSIYYDRNKMLWLKHVDELYLFENQKISNRLDTILQNRFRHNTQVVQDIENNYWIGPHEQLLYKFNPINMEVDTFMCQTNQIKPNTSAQLKQNSKKEIYGTIIYQISISQSGFPLISTNKAIQEYNPKTKGFQIIEKIEVPDSMRNYIIIPVLETPDNTYVYAIQDKLFLKNSKNTYQINLQSVDKVMCVMSDYEKNLWIGTTNGLFIIDLSNSNIQQGVIHINSTPENQLYSDKIWNIFEDHSHNIWIGTDKGLNRYRKSKFNIINIDNERFTTQPMATDNHGNIFLLTHQGKWTVVNKYKVEHSELPKSIFKYEQQTDKYSYDFNDLIMLDNQICYFAVDNKIGKMDKSGNLFRIRELYCAKTGDENIVIRIIPTNKGIWAATTEKMILFDHNLNIINQVNHPETRDDSYEMAKDFVKDVIWTGNTTLTIRTATEIYSLSTNDLKTNILYEIPQFSRGSTLSEGNLALDTNGCLWFVVFPQLICITKKGELLETTIEIPEDIVNAKIIFVDSTMLIYSNNGLLKISDYCKILNSKPEIITSEYYDFYTIQEGLADNLVTGIIAGKQNRIWVTTFKGLSHIDLSTGEIQNYFRDGDQSLGFPGNKVTRSDRHSKTAILQTTNGIMTFIPDSINPFTPNVVINELLLFGKEFETDSMLWNKKYIKLKYNQNSLTIGFSALDYTQPVRNKYRYRMENLNDEWIYTDANNRKAIFVGLPSGVYRFTVQGSNNDGLWNTKGQTIIIQITPPWWRTTVAYISYIVIAIVGVFAFMKIREQKFIAEKRILEEKVNERTYEIMMQNEKIQKQSDRIAKQHKRITDSIHYARRIQTALLPSEEHIQDVFPSHFVLWLPRDIVSGDFFWITNENNLTIAVAADCTGHGVPGAFMSMLGIAFLNELINKEGLFETDEILNRLRTNIIRSLKQTGEDYGTKDGMNISICAINHTTLTAHYSGAYQPLIIIRDGEILEYKADSMPIGYHIRKNETFTYQEIQLKLGDRLYMYSDGYIDQFGGKNDRRFTSRRLKDMLSEIQNLTMLEQKKHLTKTLKTWMGSREQVDDILVFGIEITGKFASEKIDNSILNEVIEHCN; the protein is encoded by the coding sequence ATGCGAAATACTCTCATAAAATTTTTATTGACGACTGCTCTGCTCAACATATCCTTTACAACCAATAATTTACATGCTCAGGGAATTATTGAAAATATTAAGTTCGACCAAATTACCAATGAAAATGGAAGGTCGCTTGGTTTTATCACAGGAATTGAGCAGGACAGCACAGGTTTTCTGTGGTTTGCTACACGCAACGGACTAATCCGATACGATGGCTACTCTTATACATACTTCAAGCAAGGTAAGCATTCGAAACATTCACTCCCTTTCAATAACGTTACATCTATCTACTACGACCGTAACAAAATGTTGTGGTTGAAACATGTTGATGAGCTATATCTATTTGAAAATCAAAAAATAAGCAATCGTCTTGACACTATTTTACAAAACAGATTTAGACATAATACACAGGTAGTACAAGATATTGAAAACAACTACTGGATAGGTCCACACGAACAGTTGCTGTACAAGTTTAATCCAATTAATATGGAGGTTGATACTTTTATGTGTCAAACAAACCAAATTAAACCAAATACATCGGCACAACTAAAACAGAACTCAAAAAAAGAGATATACGGAACAATAATTTATCAGATATCTATTAGCCAGTCTGGATTTCCGCTAATATCTACCAACAAAGCTATTCAGGAATATAACCCCAAAACAAAAGGGTTTCAAATAATTGAAAAAATTGAAGTTCCTGACAGCATGCGTAACTACATAATAATACCTGTTTTAGAAACACCTGATAATACGTACGTCTATGCTATACAAGACAAGTTATTTTTAAAAAACAGTAAAAATACATATCAAATTAATCTACAATCAGTTGATAAGGTTATGTGTGTTATGTCAGATTATGAAAAAAATTTGTGGATAGGAACAACCAATGGTCTTTTTATTATTGACTTATCTAACAGCAACATACAACAAGGTGTGATACATATTAACTCAACACCCGAAAACCAACTATATAGCGATAAAATCTGGAATATTTTCGAAGACCATTCACACAATATTTGGATAGGGACAGACAAAGGGTTGAATCGGTACCGCAAATCAAAATTCAATATTATAAACATTGACAATGAGCGATTTACAACACAACCAATGGCGACCGACAATCATGGCAATATATTTTTACTGACACATCAAGGCAAATGGACAGTGGTAAATAAATACAAAGTTGAACATTCAGAATTACCAAAATCAATATTCAAGTATGAACAACAAACTGACAAATATTCATACGACTTTAATGACCTAATTATGCTAGATAACCAAATATGCTATTTTGCAGTCGATAACAAAATTGGCAAAATGGATAAATCTGGTAATCTGTTCAGAATAAGAGAACTATATTGCGCAAAAACGGGTGACGAAAACATTGTAATAAGAATAATTCCAACAAACAAAGGGATTTGGGCAGCCACAACAGAAAAAATGATATTGTTCGACCATAATCTCAATATTATAAATCAGGTAAACCATCCCGAAACTCGTGATGATAGCTACGAAATGGCAAAAGATTTTGTAAAAGATGTTATTTGGACAGGTAATACCACGTTAACCATTAGAACCGCAACGGAAATCTACTCATTGTCAACTAACGATCTAAAAACAAACATATTATACGAAATACCACAATTCAGTAGAGGCTCAACATTATCTGAAGGTAACTTGGCACTTGACACCAACGGTTGTCTGTGGTTTGTAGTGTTTCCGCAGTTGATATGCATAACTAAAAAAGGAGAGCTACTTGAAACCACTATTGAAATACCTGAAGATATTGTTAACGCTAAAATAATCTTTGTTGACAGCACAATGCTGATATACTCAAACAACGGACTTTTAAAAATTTCCGATTACTGCAAAATTTTAAATTCAAAACCAGAGATAATAACAAGCGAATACTACGACTTTTACACCATTCAGGAAGGATTAGCTGATAACTTAGTAACCGGAATAATAGCTGGGAAACAAAACAGAATATGGGTAACAACATTTAAAGGTCTATCACATATAGATTTAAGCACAGGCGAAATACAAAATTACTTTCGAGATGGCGACCAAAGTCTTGGCTTCCCTGGCAACAAAGTAACAAGAAGTGACAGGCATAGCAAAACCGCCATACTGCAGACAACCAACGGAATAATGACATTTATTCCCGACAGCATTAACCCATTTACTCCTAATGTGGTTATAAACGAACTATTACTGTTCGGGAAAGAGTTTGAAACGGATAGTATGCTGTGGAACAAAAAGTATATAAAACTAAAGTATAATCAAAACTCTTTAACAATTGGTTTTTCTGCGCTTGATTATACACAACCAGTAAGAAACAAGTACCGTTACCGAATGGAAAACCTTAATGACGAGTGGATTTACACAGATGCCAACAATCGTAAAGCAATATTTGTAGGACTTCCATCAGGGGTTTACAGATTTACTGTACAAGGCTCTAATAATGACGGCTTATGGAACACAAAGGGACAAACCATAATCATACAAATAACACCTCCTTGGTGGCGAACAACCGTAGCCTACATATCATATATTGTTATTGCCATTGTTGGAGTATTTGCATTTATGAAAATCAGAGAACAAAAATTTATTGCTGAGAAACGCATTCTGGAAGAAAAAGTGAACGAGCGCACTTATGAAATAATGATGCAAAATGAAAAAATTCAAAAACAGAGTGACAGAATAGCCAAGCAACACAAACGCATTACAGACAGTATTCACTACGCCCGACGAATACAGACAGCACTTTTGCCATCGGAAGAACATATACAAGATGTTTTCCCTTCTCATTTTGTACTATGGTTGCCACGTGATATTGTAAGCGGCGATTTCTTCTGGATTACCAATGAGAACAATCTAACAATAGCTGTTGCAGCCGATTGTACAGGTCATGGTGTTCCTGGGGCATTTATGAGCATGCTTGGAATAGCCTTTTTAAATGAATTAATTAATAAAGAAGGATTGTTTGAAACTGATGAAATACTTAATCGTTTGCGTACCAACATAATACGCTCGCTTAAACAAACAGGCGAAGATTATGGCACAAAAGACGGAATGAATATCTCAATATGCGCCATAAATCACACCACGCTAACCGCCCACTACTCTGGAGCATATCAACCGCTGATAATTATAAGAGACGGCGAAATACTTGAATACAAAGCTGACAGTATGCCGATAGGATATCATATAAGGAAAAACGAAACATTTACATATCAAGAAATCCAACTAAAACTCGGTGACCGTCTGTACATGTACAGCGATGGATACATCGACCAATTCGGAGGAAAAAACGATCGAAGATTTACATCAAGAAGATTAAAAGATATGCTTTCAGAAATACAAAACCTTACAATGCTCGAACAAAAGAAACATTTAACAAAAACCTTAAAAACTTGGATGGGAAGCCGCGAACAGGTTGACGACATTCTTGTTTTCGGAATTGAAATAACCGGCAAATTTGCATCAGAAAAAATTGACAACAGTATACTAAACGAAGTAATAGAACATTGTAATTAA
- a CDS encoding endonuclease/exonuclease/phosphatase family protein, whose translation MRQIFILFFILTAAKCSFAGVDTLTVMYYNILNYHIDKLPYYRTIIGYSKPDVILLNEVVSDTASIAMLNAINESGICNYAKARFTNGPDKDNMLFYNTDKLVLALEDSIPTDLRLINRYLLYHKNTDTDTVFMDFYCAHLKGSSGITNAIKRYFETKQFTNYLERLAVKRNVFYGGDLNFYNYETEPACVYLIDSSAIKFFDPINSLGNWHDNPTFASIHTQSTRTISFGGGATGGLDDRFDFIFVTEDILNGMNRVKYIENSYMALGNDGQRLNMSLINEPLSEELPDSVTYALYYSSDHLPVIMKITVEVGEMAIMNKTENNLGELIDIEVYNISGRLIYKGIREKAPNIENEILLIRNNYQFGVVNEKTVGLFRK comes from the coding sequence ATGAGACAAATATTTATTTTATTTTTTATATTGACTGCAGCGAAGTGTAGTTTTGCAGGTGTGGATACATTGACAGTTATGTACTATAATATCCTAAACTATCATATCGACAAACTGCCATATTATAGAACTATAATTGGTTATTCAAAGCCAGACGTTATTCTATTGAACGAAGTAGTAAGCGATACAGCCTCTATCGCAATGCTAAACGCTATTAATGAGTCAGGCATTTGCAACTATGCTAAAGCGAGGTTTACCAATGGTCCAGACAAGGACAATATGCTGTTTTATAATACTGACAAATTGGTGCTTGCATTAGAAGATAGTATACCTACTGATTTGAGGCTGATTAACAGATATCTACTTTACCACAAGAATACAGATACCGATACTGTATTCATGGACTTTTATTGTGCACACTTGAAAGGTAGCTCTGGAATAACAAACGCTATTAAGCGTTACTTTGAAACAAAACAGTTTACGAATTATCTTGAACGGTTAGCAGTAAAAAGAAATGTGTTTTATGGCGGTGACCTTAATTTTTATAATTACGAAACTGAACCTGCCTGTGTTTACCTAATTGACAGTAGTGCGATTAAATTTTTTGATCCGATAAACAGTTTGGGAAACTGGCATGATAATCCTACGTTTGCTTCAATCCACACACAAAGCACAAGAACAATTTCTTTCGGTGGTGGAGCAACTGGAGGGCTTGATGACAGGTTTGACTTTATATTTGTAACAGAGGATATTTTAAATGGTATGAACAGGGTAAAATATATCGAAAATAGTTACATGGCTTTAGGTAATGACGGACAGCGACTAAACATGAGTTTAATTAATGAGCCTCTGTCAGAAGAATTACCTGATAGCGTTACCTATGCTTTATACTACTCAAGTGATCATTTGCCTGTAATTATGAAGATTACTGTTGAAGTGGGTGAAATGGCAATTATGAATAAAACCGAAAATAACCTAGGAGAATTGATTGACATTGAAGTTTATAACATAAGCGGAAGATTGATATACAAGGGGATACGAGAAAAAGCACCGAATATTGAAAACGAAATTTTATTGATACGAAATAACTATCAGTTTGGAGTTGTAAATGAAAAAACTGTTGGGCTATTTCGAAAATAA
- a CDS encoding isoaspartyl peptidase/L-asparaginase, giving the protein MSKIKPYLYILLLFLIPMVFFHFFRNTNGDRKERVTEAVEETSFKKQKEVPPSLVIHGGAGTADPGMMSDSLKIAYKSAMFEVLEIGKAMLLNGDSAHHVVIKVISMMEDNHLFNAGRGAALTNEGTVTLDASIMTGWDKKAGAVACVENIKNPIYAAYCVLNNSSHVMLVGKGADEFAKQQGLEIVPNSYFITANAKARLKKALENDKSGTVGCVVRDKYGNLAAGTSTGGMSNKKYGRVGDSSIIGAGTWADNDVCAVSCTGWGEFFIRSVVAHEVASLIKYKEYSLSKSLHEVVCNQIDKLGGIGAIIAIDKDGEIAIEGNTTTIFHAWFDKNGRQNVALSKK; this is encoded by the coding sequence ATGAGCAAAATAAAACCATACTTATATATTTTACTACTTTTTTTGATACCGATGGTGTTTTTCCATTTTTTTAGAAATACCAATGGTGATAGAAAAGAGAGAGTTACAGAAGCAGTCGAAGAGACCTCATTTAAAAAACAGAAAGAGGTTCCCCCGTCATTAGTCATTCACGGAGGAGCTGGAACAGCAGATCCAGGGATGATGAGCGACTCCTTAAAAATAGCGTATAAAAGTGCTATGTTTGAAGTTTTGGAGATTGGTAAAGCTATGTTGTTAAATGGTGATTCTGCACATCATGTTGTCATTAAGGTTATTTCTATGATGGAGGATAATCATCTCTTTAACGCTGGGCGAGGAGCAGCACTCACAAACGAAGGTACAGTCACGCTTGATGCATCTATAATGACTGGTTGGGACAAAAAAGCAGGCGCTGTTGCTTGTGTCGAGAATATTAAGAATCCGATTTATGCAGCCTATTGCGTTTTAAACAACTCTTCGCATGTGATGCTTGTCGGTAAAGGAGCAGATGAGTTTGCTAAACAACAAGGACTTGAGATTGTTCCAAACTCATATTTTATTACCGCAAACGCAAAAGCAAGACTTAAAAAAGCCTTAGAAAACGACAAGTCAGGAACAGTTGGTTGTGTTGTACGCGACAAATACGGTAACTTAGCGGCAGGTACAAGTACTGGCGGAATGAGTAATAAAAAATATGGACGGGTAGGAGACTCTTCAATTATCGGTGCTGGCACGTGGGCAGATAATGATGTTTGTGCAGTTTCATGTACAGGTTGGGGCGAGTTTTTTATAAGAAGTGTTGTGGCACACGAAGTCGCAAGTTTAATAAAATATAAAGAGTATTCGTTGAGCAAATCATTACACGAAGTTGTTTGCAATCAGATAGATAAACTAGGAGGTATCGGAGCAATTATAGCCATTGATAAAGATGGAGAAATTGCCATCGAGGGCAATACCACAACAATATTTCATGCATGGTTTGATAAAAATGGAAGACAAAATGTAGCTTTATCAAAAAAATAG
- a CDS encoding translation initiation factor: MSSDWKDKLGGIVYSTNPDFKIDREQEPEEETLNPQNQDLRVSLDRKQRGGKKVTLITGFIGTKADLEKLGKKLKSKCGVGGTVKEGNIIIQGDFVNKIIELLKADGYKVKRSGG, encoded by the coding sequence ATGTCATCTGACTGGAAAGATAAATTGGGAGGCATTGTCTATTCAACAAACCCCGATTTTAAAATTGATAGAGAACAAGAGCCTGAAGAAGAGACCCTTAATCCTCAAAATCAAGATTTGCGTGTATCGCTTGACAGAAAACAACGTGGTGGTAAAAAAGTTACACTTATTACAGGTTTTATCGGCACAAAAGCTGATTTAGAGAAACTTGGAAAGAAGTTAAAATCAAAATGTGGAGTAGGAGGCACTGTAAAAGAAGGTAATATTATTATTCAAGGTGATTTTGTCAATAAAATTATTGAGCTTTTAAAAGCAGATGGATACAAGGTAAAACGTTCAGGAGGTTAA
- the nspC gene encoding carboxynorspermidine decarboxylase — MNIEQIPSPCFVLDEKLLRSNLELIRYVQEQSGAEIILAFKGFAMWSAFPIVREYIKGATASSLYEARLCFEEMKTLAHVYAPAYFHDEFEELMNYSSHIVFNSLSQLRRFGNLINTAKHHISCGLRVNPEKSDVETELYNPSSPKSRLGILSENLPDVLPDMVEGLHFHVLCESTSQALEEVIESFEKLFGKYIPKLKWVNFGGGHLMTRKGYDIEHLIRIIKSFKQKHNVNVILEPGSAFAWDTGVLVSKVQDIVQSRGVQTAILDVSFTAHMPDTLEMPYKPRVRGAKEPDNNSNPKYKYRLGGVSCLAGDFMEEYDFGKELKVGDTIVLEDMIHYTMVKTNMFNGVKHPSIAIWKANETLQMVREFNYNDFKSRLS; from the coding sequence ATGAATATTGAACAAATACCCTCACCTTGTTTTGTACTCGATGAAAAATTATTACGCTCAAATCTCGAGTTAATTCGCTATGTGCAAGAGCAGTCAGGTGCCGAAATAATACTCGCCTTTAAAGGATTTGCAATGTGGAGTGCATTTCCGATTGTCAGAGAATATATTAAAGGTGCAACTGCAAGTTCGCTTTATGAAGCACGTTTGTGTTTCGAGGAGATGAAAACCCTGGCACATGTTTATGCTCCTGCATATTTTCATGATGAATTTGAAGAGTTGATGAACTACAGTAGTCACATTGTTTTCAACTCTTTATCACAGTTAAGACGGTTCGGCAATTTGATTAATACAGCTAAACATCACATATCTTGTGGATTACGCGTAAACCCTGAAAAAAGTGATGTGGAAACGGAACTATATAACCCAAGTTCTCCTAAATCACGACTTGGAATTTTAAGTGAAAATTTGCCGGATGTTTTGCCAGATATGGTTGAAGGACTACATTTTCACGTTTTATGTGAATCGACATCTCAAGCCTTAGAAGAGGTTATAGAATCATTTGAAAAGCTCTTTGGAAAATATATACCCAAATTAAAATGGGTTAATTTTGGAGGAGGACACTTAATGACTCGCAAAGGATATGATATTGAGCATCTTATAAGAATTATAAAAAGCTTTAAACAAAAACATAACGTCAATGTAATTCTCGAACCCGGAAGTGCATTTGCGTGGGATACAGGTGTTTTAGTATCAAAAGTGCAAGATATTGTTCAAAGCCGAGGTGTACAAACAGCTATTTTAGATGTTTCGTTCACTGCACATATGCCAGACACGCTTGAAATGCCATACAAACCACGCGTAAGAGGAGCTAAAGAACCCGACAACAACAGTAACCCGAAATACAAATATCGTTTAGGTGGAGTTAGTTGTTTAGCAGGTGATTTTATGGAAGAATACGATTTTGGAAAAGAGCTGAAAGTTGGCGACACTATAGTTTTAGAGGATATGATTCACTATACAATGGTCAAAACAAATATGTTTAACGGTGTTAAACACCCTTCCATTGCCATTTGGAAAGCCAACGAAACGTTGCAAATGGTAAGAGAGTTTAATTATAACGACTTTAAATCAAGACTCTCGTGA
- a CDS encoding saccharopine dehydrogenase family protein, whose product MSKVLIIGAGGVGSVVVQKCAQVPHVFTDIMLASRTKSKCDAIAARVGGNRVKTAQVDADNVPELVQLIKSFKPEMVINVALPYQDLTIMDACLETGVHYLDTANYEPKDEAKFEYKWQWAYFDRFKEKGLTAILGCGFDPGVTSIYTAYAAKHHFDEMHYLDIVDCNAGDHGKAFATNFNPEINIREVTQKGRYWENGKWIETKPHEIKKALNYPNIGPKNSYVIYHEELESLVKNFPTLKRARFWMTFGDEYLTHLRVIQNIGMASIEPIMYKGVEIIPLQFLKEVLPNPGDLGENYTGETSIGCRIRGIKDGKEKTYYIWNNCKHQDAYNETGTQGVSYTTGVPAMLGAKMLLTGKWKKPGVFNVEEFDPDPFMNLIGKYGLPWEEEINGDIEL is encoded by the coding sequence ATGTCAAAAGTTTTAATTATCGGAGCAGGCGGCGTAGGCAGTGTTGTCGTGCAGAAGTGCGCTCAAGTACCACATGTCTTTACTGATATTATGCTTGCTAGCCGTACAAAGTCAAAGTGTGATGCCATAGCGGCACGGGTGGGAGGTAATCGTGTTAAAACAGCACAAGTCGATGCTGACAATGTGCCTGAATTGGTGCAGTTAATCAAATCGTTTAAACCAGAAATGGTTATTAATGTTGCACTTCCGTATCAAGATTTAACAATAATGGATGCTTGTTTAGAAACAGGCGTACATTATTTAGATACAGCTAATTATGAACCTAAAGACGAAGCCAAGTTTGAATATAAATGGCAATGGGCATACTTTGATCGATTCAAAGAGAAAGGCTTAACAGCTATTTTAGGATGTGGTTTTGACCCGGGTGTTACAAGTATCTACACAGCTTATGCAGCAAAACATCATTTCGATGAAATGCACTATTTAGATATAGTTGACTGCAATGCTGGAGACCACGGAAAAGCTTTCGCAACCAATTTTAATCCTGAAATCAATATCCGTGAAGTAACACAAAAAGGAAGATATTGGGAAAATGGAAAATGGATTGAAACCAAACCTCACGAAATTAAGAAAGCATTGAACTATCCAAATATTGGACCTAAAAACTCGTATGTTATTTATCATGAGGAGCTTGAGTCGTTAGTTAAAAACTTTCCTACACTAAAACGTGCACGTTTTTGGATGACTTTCGGTGATGAGTATTTAACCCACCTACGAGTTATTCAAAACATTGGTATGGCAAGTATTGAACCTATAATGTACAAAGGTGTAGAGATTATTCCATTACAGTTTTTAAAAGAGGTATTACCTAACCCGGGAGATCTAGGAGAAAACTATACAGGCGAAACCTCAATTGGTTGTCGTATTCGTGGAATAAAAGACGGAAAAGAGAAGACTTATTACATTTGGAACAATTGCAAACATCAAGATGCTTATAATGAGACCGGAACGCAAGGTGTTTCTTATACAACTGGAGTTCCCGCAATGCTAGGTGCAAAAATGTTGTTAACAGGAAAATGGAAAAAACCAGGAGTCTTTAATGTTGAAGAGTTTGATCCAGATCCTTTTATGAATTTAATTGGTAAATACGGTTTACCTTGGGAAGAGGAAATAAACGGAGATATCGAGTTATAA